In Sodalis ligni, a single genomic region encodes these proteins:
- the deoB gene encoding phosphopentomutase, which produces MKRIFIMVLDSFGIGAAGDAAKFGDQGSDTLGHIAQRCQRNEANQGRSGPLALPNLSRLGLGKAAEESTGRFPPGLDEHAEIIGAYAYASEISSGKDTPSGHWEIAGVPVLFDWGYFPSPENSFPAELLDKLVREAELPGYLGNCHSSGTVILDALGAEHMRTGKPIFYTSADSVFQIACHEETFGLTRLYALCDIARRLLTDGGYNIGRVIARPFVGDGPGHFARTGNRHDLAVAPPSATVLQKLVEEKGGNVVSIGKIADIYAQVGITKKIKATGLEALIDAALGEMAAAGDNTIVFTNLVDFDSSYGHRRDVAGYAGALELFDRRLPELLGRVTGEDLLILTADHGCDPTWTGTDHTREHVPVLIFGHGITPGSYGHRGTFADIGQTVARYFGLSPMDYGTAIL; this is translated from the coding sequence GCGGCAAAATTCGGCGATCAAGGGTCGGATACCCTGGGACATATCGCGCAACGGTGCCAGCGAAACGAAGCCAATCAGGGGCGCAGCGGCCCGCTGGCGCTGCCTAATTTGTCGCGGCTGGGCCTGGGCAAGGCCGCCGAGGAATCCACCGGCCGTTTCCCGCCGGGATTAGATGAGCACGCCGAGATTATCGGCGCTTATGCCTACGCCAGCGAAATTTCCTCCGGCAAGGATACGCCGTCCGGACATTGGGAAATCGCCGGCGTGCCGGTGCTGTTCGACTGGGGATATTTCCCCAGCCCGGAAAACAGTTTTCCGGCGGAACTGCTGGATAAATTGGTGCGGGAAGCGGAGTTGCCCGGCTATCTGGGCAACTGCCACTCCTCAGGCACGGTGATTCTCGACGCGCTGGGCGCCGAGCATATGCGCACCGGTAAACCGATTTTTTACACTTCGGCGGATTCGGTATTCCAGATAGCCTGCCATGAGGAAACCTTCGGGCTTACACGCCTTTACGCGCTGTGTGATATTGCCCGTAGACTGCTCACGGACGGCGGCTATAATATCGGCCGGGTGATTGCCCGTCCCTTCGTGGGCGACGGGCCGGGCCATTTCGCCCGCACCGGTAACCGTCACGATTTGGCGGTGGCGCCGCCTTCGGCCACCGTATTGCAAAAACTGGTGGAAGAGAAGGGCGGCAACGTGGTATCCATTGGCAAAATCGCCGATATCTATGCCCAGGTGGGGATTACCAAAAAGATCAAGGCCACCGGGCTGGAAGCGCTTATTGACGCCGCCCTGGGCGAGATGGCCGCGGCGGGGGACAATACCATCGTCTTCACGAACCTGGTGGACTTCGATTCCTCCTATGGCCATCGCCGCGACGTGGCCGGCTACGCGGGGGCGCTGGAGCTGTTCGACCGGCGTCTGCCTGAACTGCTCGGCCGGGTGACCGGCGAGGACCTGCTGATCCTCACGGCCGATCATGGCTGCGACCCCACCTGGACCGGCACCGATCATACCCGTGAACATGTGCCGGTGCTTATCTTCGGTCATGGAATAACCCCTGGTTCTTACGGGCATCGTGGGACCTTTGCCGATATCGGCCAGACCGTGGCGCGCTACTTTGGCTTGTCGCCCATGGACTATGGCACGGCGATTTTGTGA